In a single window of the Sediminicoccus sp. KRV36 genome:
- a CDS encoding ClpXP protease specificity-enhancing factor SspB, translating into MSNAPPESLLPYENWAARALRGVAVDALEFAAGEGLPGEHHFYISFRTDHPGTNIPGHLKARYPNEMTIVLQHRFWDLVVDRAAQRFSVGLSFSGVPSMLSVPFGALTAFQDPQANFGLRFEPDAVEAQAEPEPVAPAPEAPGAESQADVPQVVSLDAFRRKRE; encoded by the coding sequence ATGAGCAACGCACCCCCCGAAAGCCTCCTCCCCTACGAAAACTGGGCCGCACGCGCCTTGCGTGGCGTGGCGGTGGACGCCCTCGAATTCGCGGCAGGCGAGGGCCTGCCCGGCGAGCATCACTTCTATATTTCGTTCCGTACGGATCACCCCGGCACCAATATCCCCGGTCACCTCAAGGCCCGTTATCCCAATGAGATGACGATCGTCCTGCAGCACCGCTTCTGGGACCTGGTGGTGGATCGCGCGGCGCAGCGTTTTTCGGTGGGGCTCTCTTTTTCCGGGGTGCCCTCCATGCTTTCCGTGCCGTTTGGCGCCTTGACTGCTTTCCAGGACCCGCAGGCCAATTTCGGCCTGCGCTTCGAGCCTGACGCCGTCGAAGCGCAGGCCGAGCCAGAGCCCGTTGCCCCCGCGCCCGAAGCCCCGGGCGCCGAATCCCAGGCCGATGTGCCGCAGGTGGTCAGCCTGGACGCGTTTCGCCGCAAGCGGGAATAG